The following proteins come from a genomic window of Macrobrachium rosenbergii isolate ZJJX-2024 chromosome 37, ASM4041242v1, whole genome shotgun sequence:
- the LOC136825146 gene encoding uncharacterized protein, translated as MNSMIVFASLLACAAATLVVPGPIAVRAPSHDSAIIQSHRLGGNFAYSTHEAHAYAVQTPVIGTRTIPVGVSYHQGVPVVKSSTNFVTQHIPQYGLAVSQVATAGLPYPYLAGAAPAIVAAAPAAIAVEKA; from the exons ATGAACTCC ATGATCGTCTTCGCCTCCCTGTTGGCCTGCGCCGCAGCCACCCTGGTAGTCCCCGGCCCCATCGCCGTGCGCGCCCCATCCCACGACTCTGCCATCATCCAGAGCCACCGCCTCGGCGGCAACTTTGCCTACTCCACCCACGAGGCCCACGCCTACGCcgtccagactccagtcatcggCACCCGCACCATCCCCGTCGGCGTCTCCTACCACCAGGGAGTCCCAGTCGTCAAGTCATCCACCAACTTCGTCACCCAGCACATTCCCCAGTACGGCCTCGCAGTCTCCCAGGTCGCCACAGCTGGCCTCCCATACCCATACCTCGCCGGAGCTGCCCCAGCCATCGTTGCCGCTGCCCCCGCTGCCATCGCTGTCGAAAAGGCCTAA